From the genome of Pseudomonas yamanorum, one region includes:
- a CDS encoding aldose 1-epimerase — MLELEDNLTHLTLAPALGGSLVNWTVRSSGEPLLRPTDQQALATGLPGKLGGFPLAPWSNRVAEGGFDNPSGWLALEPNSPLDPLPIHGSAWQQAWHVVSQALDEVVLQLDSRTPFAYRAEQRVQLKDGRLSITLRVTHLAEKAAWHGLGLHPYLPRKPGTQLQAKAGQVWMSDASKLPTGLAAVPAEWDFQQLKSLPEALVDNGFCQWDGRCVIQQPDLGYTLECQATGSDYYLLYCPPGLDFFCFEPVSHPVNAHHLPGRPGLKLLEQGQSAELSFSLQYSSL; from the coding sequence ATGCTTGAACTCGAAGACAACCTCACCCACCTGACGCTGGCGCCAGCGTTGGGTGGCAGCCTCGTCAACTGGACCGTGCGCAGCAGCGGCGAACCCTTGCTGCGCCCTACCGATCAACAAGCACTGGCCACCGGTTTGCCGGGCAAGCTGGGGGGCTTCCCGCTGGCGCCCTGGTCGAACCGGGTGGCCGAGGGTGGCTTTGATAACCCGTCTGGGTGGTTGGCACTCGAACCCAACAGCCCGCTGGACCCGCTGCCGATTCATGGCAGCGCCTGGCAGCAGGCGTGGCACGTGGTCAGCCAGGCGCTGGATGAGGTGGTGCTGCAACTGGACAGCAGAACCCCCTTTGCGTATCGCGCCGAGCAGCGGGTTCAGTTGAAGGACGGCAGGTTGAGCATCACGTTGCGCGTCACCCATCTGGCGGAAAAAGCGGCGTGGCATGGGCTGGGATTGCATCCGTATCTGCCCCGCAAGCCCGGCACGCAATTGCAGGCCAAGGCTGGGCAAGTATGGATGAGTGATGCATCGAAATTGCCGACAGGCCTGGCTGCCGTGCCCGCCGAGTGGGATTTCCAACAACTCAAGTCGTTGCCCGAGGCGCTGGTGGACAACGGTTTTTGCCAGTGGGACGGGCGCTGCGTCATCCAGCAGCCAGACTTAGGTTACACCCTGGAATGCCAGGCCACCGGCAGCGACTACTACCTGCTGTACTGCCCGCCGGGGCTGGATTTTTTCTGCTTCGAGCCGGTGAGTCATCCGGTGAATGCCCATCACCTGCCGGGCAGGCCGGGGTTGAAGCTGTTGGAACAGGGCCAGTCGGCAGAACTGAGTTTCAGCCTGCAATACAGCTCCCTCTAG
- a CDS encoding HlyD family secretion protein — translation MTEPTTTTTNAIASTPEGTAPPSMPATEPRSLRVRIISSMGFAAIAIIGVLIVLYAWQLPPFSSAVETTENALVRGQVTIIGPQLSGYVYEVPVTDFQYVKAGDLLVRLDDRIYKQRLDQALAQLAVQQASLANVVQQRNSAEATIKLRQAALADSQAQARKSTADLRRNEELISDGSVSKRDLDVTRAANAQTIAAVAQAQASLEIARQDLQTVIVNRGSLEAAVANADAAVELARIDLSNTRIIAPRDGQLGQIGVRLGAYVNSGAQLMALVPNQLWVIANMKETQMDNVQVGQPVTFTVDALDHRKFHGTVQRISPATGSEFSLLQADNATGNFVKIAQRVPVRITVDPGQEQSERLRPGLSVVVSIDTAGRLKNTPP, via the coding sequence ATGACCGAACCGACGACGACCACCACCAACGCCATCGCTTCCACGCCGGAAGGCACCGCGCCGCCGAGCATGCCGGCCACCGAACCGCGCTCCCTGCGGGTGCGCATCATCTCTTCCATGGGCTTTGCCGCGATTGCGATTATCGGCGTGCTGATCGTGCTCTACGCCTGGCAATTGCCGCCCTTCAGCAGCGCCGTGGAAACCACCGAGAATGCCCTGGTGCGTGGCCAGGTGACGATCATCGGGCCGCAGCTCAGCGGCTACGTGTATGAAGTGCCGGTGACGGACTTCCAGTACGTCAAGGCCGGGGATTTGCTGGTGCGCCTCGATGACCGCATCTACAAGCAGCGGTTGGATCAGGCCCTGGCGCAACTGGCGGTGCAGCAGGCGTCCCTGGCCAATGTGGTGCAGCAACGCAACAGTGCCGAGGCGACCATCAAGCTGCGTCAGGCCGCCTTGGCCGACAGTCAGGCCCAGGCGCGCAAGAGCACCGCTGACCTGCGCCGCAACGAAGAGTTGATCAGCGACGGTTCGGTGTCCAAGCGCGATCTGGACGTGACCCGTGCCGCCAATGCGCAAACCATCGCAGCCGTGGCCCAGGCCCAGGCCAGCCTGGAAATCGCCCGGCAGGATTTGCAGACAGTGATCGTCAATCGCGGTTCGTTGGAGGCGGCGGTGGCCAATGCCGATGCGGCGGTGGAACTGGCGCGTATCGACCTGTCGAACACCCGCATCATCGCCCCGCGTGACGGGCAACTGGGCCAGATTGGCGTGCGCCTCGGGGCCTACGTCAACAGCGGCGCACAGTTGATGGCGCTGGTGCCGAACCAGCTGTGGGTGATTGCCAACATGAAAGAAACCCAGATGGACAACGTGCAGGTCGGCCAGCCGGTGACCTTCACCGTGGATGCCCTGGACCATCGCAAGTTTCACGGCACGGTGCAGCGTATTTCGCCGGCGACCGGGTCGGAGTTCAGCCTGTTGCAGGCGGATAACGCCACCGGCAACTTTGTGAAGATCGCCCAGCGAGTGCCGGTGCGGATCACCGTCGACCCGGGGCAGGAGCAGAGTGAACGGCTGCGGCCGGGGTTGTCGGTGGTGGTGAGTATCGACACGGCGGGGCGCCTCAAAAACACCCCGCCCTGA
- a CDS encoding ATP-binding response regulator, which produces MAKLSDDQQRALAGLLGLGNHSARKSHYPELTARLDELEAERNRYIRLNDELEQRVAARTDELLEANRNLQQQIAQREKIEQDLRDARDAAQAANRSKDKYLAAASHDLLQPLNAARLLISTLRERNLPSVEHVLVERTHQALEGAEDLLTDLLDISRLDQAAVKPDIALYRLDELFAPLVSEFQSVAAASGLNLRAHTGRYAINTDLRLVTRILRNFLSNACRYTSAGTILLGARRRGERLRLEVWDTGRGIAADRLDAIFLEFNQLDVGRAADRKGVGLGLAIVERIAEVLGYPVAVRSWPGRGSMFSIEVPISEDMPLPISVVAAQPSTGNPLPGRRLLVLDNEVSILDSMSALLGQWGCEVVTATDQAGAMVALQGRAPELILADYHLDHGVVGSEVVHQLREHFGRRIPAVIITADRTDQCRRALQRLDAPLLNKPVKPGKLRAVLTQLLA; this is translated from the coding sequence ATGGCGAAGCTCTCTGACGATCAGCAACGGGCACTCGCGGGGCTGCTGGGGCTGGGCAACCACTCGGCGCGCAAGAGTCATTACCCCGAACTGACCGCGCGCCTCGACGAGCTGGAAGCCGAGCGCAATCGCTACATCCGCCTCAACGACGAATTGGAGCAGCGGGTCGCGGCGCGTACCGACGAGTTGCTGGAAGCCAACCGCAACCTGCAACAGCAAATCGCCCAGCGCGAGAAGATCGAACAGGACCTGCGCGATGCCCGGGATGCCGCCCAGGCCGCCAACCGCAGCAAGGACAAATACCTTGCCGCCGCCAGTCATGACCTGCTGCAACCCCTCAACGCCGCGCGCTTGCTGATCTCCACCCTGCGTGAGCGCAACTTGCCCAGCGTCGAACACGTGTTGGTGGAGCGCACCCACCAGGCCCTGGAAGGCGCCGAGGATTTGCTCACCGACTTGCTGGATATTTCGCGGCTCGATCAAGCGGCGGTCAAGCCGGACATCGCCCTGTACCGTCTCGACGAACTGTTCGCACCGCTGGTCTCGGAATTCCAGTCGGTGGCCGCGGCGTCCGGGCTGAACCTGAGGGCGCATACAGGTCGTTACGCAATCAACACCGACCTGCGGCTGGTGACGCGGATCCTGCGCAACTTCCTCAGCAACGCCTGCCGCTACACGAGCGCGGGTACCATCCTGCTGGGCGCCCGCCGCCGGGGTGAGCGGTTGCGCCTGGAGGTGTGGGACACCGGGCGCGGAATTGCGGCGGACCGTCTGGACGCCATCTTCCTGGAGTTCAATCAACTGGACGTAGGCCGCGCCGCCGACCGCAAGGGCGTGGGACTGGGGTTGGCGATTGTCGAGCGTATCGCCGAGGTCCTCGGTTATCCGGTGGCGGTGCGTTCGTGGCCGGGGCGCGGTTCGATGTTCAGCATCGAAGTCCCCATCAGCGAGGACATGCCGCTGCCCATCAGCGTGGTGGCCGCGCAACCGAGCACCGGCAACCCGCTGCCGGGGCGCCGCCTGCTGGTGCTGGACAACGAAGTCAGCATCCTCGACAGCATGAGCGCGCTGCTTGGGCAGTGGGGCTGCGAGGTGGTCACTGCGACCGATCAGGCAGGCGCAATGGTTGCGTTGCAGGGCAGGGCACCGGAGCTGATTCTCGCGGACTATCACCTGGACCATGGCGTGGTGGGCAGTGAGGTGGTGCACCAGTTGCGCGAGCATTTTGGCCGCAGGATTCCGGCAGTGATTATTACCGCCGACCGCACCGACCAATGCCGCCGTGCCTTGCAGCGGCTGGATGCGCCATTGCTCAACAAGCCGGTCAAACCCGGCAAGTTGCGGGCGGTGTTGACCCAGCTATTGGCCTAG
- a CDS encoding sulfite exporter TauE/SafE family protein, producing MLLASFLGVLMGLVMGLTGAGGGILGVPALVLGLGLTMTQAAPVSLFAVGAAAAVGAIDGLRHGLVRYRAALLIALLGALFSPLGVFFAHQMSEKVLMGLFSALMVLVAWRMLQREKLEAGPSDHGTASWGQKNCMLNQQTGRFSWTAKCTATLAALGAVTGAVSGLLGVGGGFLIVPAFKQLTDVQMRGIVATSLMVISLISLIGVIGAFHAGVNIEPMGWVFIGSSIVGMLAGRRLCSVINARTLQVGFATLCVLVAAGMLFRALMQVP from the coding sequence ATGCTGCTGGCAAGTTTTCTGGGCGTGTTGATGGGGTTGGTCATGGGCCTGACCGGCGCCGGGGGCGGCATTCTTGGTGTCCCGGCTCTTGTATTGGGGCTGGGGTTGACCATGACCCAGGCCGCACCCGTGTCGTTGTTCGCGGTGGGTGCCGCCGCCGCCGTGGGGGCTATCGATGGCTTGCGCCATGGCCTGGTGCGTTACCGCGCGGCGCTGCTGATTGCGCTGCTCGGCGCACTGTTTTCGCCGCTGGGGGTGTTCTTCGCCCATCAGATGTCTGAGAAAGTCCTGATGGGCCTGTTCAGCGCGCTGATGGTGCTGGTGGCCTGGCGCATGCTGCAACGGGAGAAGCTTGAGGCCGGGCCGAGCGACCATGGCACCGCGTCGTGGGGCCAGAAGAACTGCATGCTCAATCAACAGACCGGACGCTTTTCCTGGACCGCTAAATGCACCGCCACACTGGCGGCCCTCGGCGCAGTGACCGGTGCGGTCTCGGGCTTGCTCGGTGTGGGCGGCGGCTTCCTGATCGTGCCGGCGTTCAAGCAACTGACCGATGTGCAGATGCGCGGCATCGTCGCCACCTCGCTGATGGTGATCAGCCTGATCTCGTTGATCGGTGTGATCGGCGCGTTTCATGCCGGGGTCAATATCGAGCCGATGGGCTGGGTGTTTATCGGTTCGAGCATTGTCGGCATGTTGGCGGGGCGGCGCCTGTGCTCGGTGATCAACGCGCGCACCTTGCAGGTGGGTTTTGCCACCCTGTGTGTACTGGTGGCGGCGGGCATGCTGTTTCGGGCCCTCATGCAGGTGCCTTGA
- a CDS encoding response regulator transcription factor, which produces MYKILIADDHPLFREAIHNVISDGFPGSEVMETGDLDSALALSQEHDDLDLILLDLNMPGMHGLNGLINLRNESPTIPVVIVSAEQDKQVVLQAITYGAVGFITKSSPRLQMTEAIQQILNGNVYLPPEIIRSQKIGGQRRMNDCLGLAPELLQALTRKQLLVLERMTKGDSNKQIAYSLDIAETTVKAHVSAILRKLNVHNRVQAILSAGDIDFGAYLRR; this is translated from the coding sequence ATGTACAAAATTCTGATAGCCGACGATCACCCACTGTTTCGCGAGGCGATCCACAACGTCATCAGCGACGGGTTCCCGGGCAGCGAAGTGATGGAAACCGGCGACCTGGACAGCGCCCTGGCCCTGAGCCAGGAGCACGACGACCTGGATCTGATCCTGCTGGACCTGAACATGCCGGGCATGCACGGCCTCAATGGCCTGATCAACCTGCGCAACGAGTCGCCGACGATTCCGGTGGTGATCGTGTCTGCCGAGCAGGACAAGCAGGTCGTGCTGCAAGCCATCACCTATGGCGCGGTGGGGTTTATCACCAAGTCCTCGCCCAGGCTGCAGATGACCGAAGCGATCCAACAGATTCTCAACGGCAATGTGTATTTGCCGCCGGAGATTATTCGCAGCCAGAAAATCGGCGGGCAACGGCGCATGAATGATTGCCTGGGGCTTGCGCCGGAGCTGCTGCAAGCCCTGACCCGCAAGCAATTGCTGGTGCTGGAACGGATGACCAAGGGCGACTCGAACAAGCAAATTGCCTATAGCCTGGATATTGCCGAGACCACCGTGAAGGCCCATGTCTCGGCGATCCTGCGCAAGTTGAACGTGCACAATCGGGTGCAGGCGATTCTCAGCGCCGGGGACATCGACTTCGGTGCCTACCTGCGGCGCTGA
- a CDS encoding DASS family sodium-coupled anion symporter has translation MSAPATTAASFKLPLGLVAGVLVMVGVLLLPLPADLPVAGHRMLAILAFAVVVWITEAVSYEASAIMITSLMAFLLGTAPSLQDPTHLIGSSPAISMALTGFSNPALALVAGALFIAAAMTHTGLDRRIALVTLTRVGTSTRGILVGAIAVTILLSLVVPSATARSACVVPIMMGVVAAFGVDKRSNIAAGIMIVVAQGTSIWNVGIQTAAAQNLLTVGFMDKMLGQRVSWIDWLIAGAPWAVIMSAVLLFLVLKLLPPESDSIPGGKEAVAQSLVDIGPMTGPQKRLLTVSVLLLLAWATEGRLHSFDTTSTTYAGLVFLLMPGIGVMTWKDVQSRIPWGTVIVFGVGISLGTALLTTQAGQWLGAQVVAHTGLDQVGPLGVFAILGAFLIVIHLGFASATALTSALLPILIAVLQTLPGEFSRLGMTMLLGFVMSYGFILPINAPQNMVCLGTGTFTARQFAKVGILVTLIGYGLMLVFAATYWSWLGWV, from the coding sequence ATGAGTGCCCCTGCAACAACTGCTGCTTCATTCAAGTTGCCCCTGGGCCTGGTGGCCGGCGTGCTGGTGATGGTCGGCGTGTTGCTGTTGCCGTTGCCGGCCGACTTGCCGGTGGCCGGGCACCGGATGCTGGCGATCCTCGCGTTTGCGGTGGTGGTGTGGATCACCGAAGCGGTCTCTTATGAGGCTAGCGCGATCATGATCACCTCATTGATGGCTTTTTTGCTCGGTACTGCGCCGTCGCTGCAAGACCCCACGCACCTGATCGGCTCCAGCCCAGCCATCAGCATGGCGTTGACGGGGTTTTCCAACCCGGCATTGGCACTGGTGGCGGGTGCGTTGTTTATCGCGGCAGCCATGACCCATACCGGCCTGGACCGGCGCATCGCATTGGTCACCCTGACGCGCGTGGGGACCAGCACGCGGGGAATTCTCGTCGGGGCAATTGCCGTGACCATCCTCCTCAGCCTGGTGGTGCCCAGCGCGACGGCGCGCAGTGCGTGTGTGGTGCCGATCATGATGGGGGTGGTTGCGGCGTTCGGCGTGGACAAGCGTTCGAATATCGCGGCCGGGATCATGATCGTCGTGGCTCAGGGCACGAGCATCTGGAACGTCGGGATTCAGACGGCGGCGGCGCAGAACCTGCTGACGGTTGGCTTCATGGATAAGATGCTGGGGCAGCGGGTGTCGTGGATCGACTGGCTGATCGCCGGGGCGCCGTGGGCAGTGATCATGTCGGCGGTGTTGTTGTTTTTGGTGTTGAAGCTGCTGCCGCCGGAGAGTGACAGCATTCCCGGGGGCAAGGAGGCGGTGGCGCAATCGCTGGTGGATATCGGGCCGATGACGGGGCCGCAGAAGCGGTTGCTGACGGTGTCGGTATTGCTCTTGCTGGCGTGGGCCACCGAGGGACGACTGCACAGCTTTGATACGACTTCGACGACCTACGCCGGGTTGGTGTTTTTGCTGATGCCGGGGATTGGGGTGATGACCTGGAAGGATGTGCAGTCGCGGATTCCGTGGGGCACGGTGATTGTGTTCGGGGTGGGTATCAGCCTGGGTACGGCGTTGCTGACGACCCAGGCGGGGCAGTGGCTGGGTGCGCAGGTGGTGGCGCATACCGGGTTGGATCAGGTGGGGCCGCTGGGGGTGTTTGCGATTCTGGGGGCGTTTTTGATTGTGATTCATTTGGGGTTTGCCAGTGCCACGGCGTTGACCTCGGCGTTGTTGCCGATTTTGATTGCGGTGTTGCAGACGCTGCCCGGGGAGTTCAGTCGGCTGGGGATGACGATGTTGCTGGGGTTTGTGATGAGCTACGGGTTTATCCTGCCCATCAATGCGCCGCAGAACATGGTGTGTTTGGGGACCGGCACGTTTACGGCGCGGCAGTTTGCCAAGGTCGGGATTTTGGTGACGTTGATTGGGTATGGGTTGATGTTGGTGTTTGCGGCTACGTATTGGAGTTGGTTGGGGTGGGTTTGA
- a CDS encoding MFS transporter: protein MDKYTPHTWQPHERPSLPGSPSTPLHSTRKRWAYALVGVLVAITGGLGNSLVIANLVYLQGALGATTAEMAWLPAAYVMTNVSMNLLLVKFRQQFGLRAFTEVFLVLYALVTFGHLFVNDLSSAIAVRAAHGMVGAALSSLGLYYMIQAFPAKWRMKALVLGLGTAQLALPLARLFSEDLLQIAEWRGLYLFELGMALTCLGCVFLLKLPPGDRFKTFEKLDFLTFAILATGVALLCAVLSLGRIDWWLEAPWIGVASACSLVLIMAGLAIEHNRSNPLLMTRWLGSGAMIRLALAVVLIRMVLSEQSTGAVGFMQMLNMSNEQMRTLYWVMLAGAIAGLAVSALTINPAHLLMPLIISLAFMATGSVMDSFSSNLTRPQNMYISQFLLGFGGTFFLGPTMVLGTKNVLTNPRNLVSFSVLFGICQNLGGLIGAALLGTFQIVREKFHSSMIVEHLTLLDPRVAARVASGGSAYGGVIADPELRNLMGIRSLATAATREANVMAYNDVFMLIAIIAILTMIWIFIRSLWLMSTTKAAASAAPPVQPSGALSS, encoded by the coding sequence ATGGACAAATACACCCCCCACACCTGGCAGCCCCACGAGCGCCCGAGCCTGCCGGGCTCGCCGTCGACGCCGCTGCATTCCACCCGCAAACGCTGGGCATACGCCTTGGTCGGCGTGCTGGTGGCAATCACCGGCGGTCTCGGCAACTCGCTGGTGATCGCCAACCTGGTGTACCTGCAAGGCGCCTTGGGCGCCACCACCGCAGAAATGGCCTGGCTCCCCGCCGCCTATGTCATGACCAACGTCTCCATGAACCTGCTGCTGGTCAAGTTCCGCCAGCAATTTGGTCTGCGCGCTTTCACCGAAGTGTTCCTGGTGCTCTACGCCCTGGTCACCTTCGGCCACCTGTTCGTCAACGACCTCAGCTCGGCCATCGCCGTACGCGCGGCCCACGGCATGGTCGGCGCCGCCCTCAGCTCCCTGGGCCTGTACTACATGATCCAGGCCTTCCCTGCGAAATGGCGGATGAAGGCCCTGGTCCTCGGCCTGGGCACCGCGCAACTGGCACTGCCCCTGGCCCGACTGTTCTCCGAAGACCTGCTGCAAATCGCCGAATGGCGCGGCCTCTACCTGTTCGAACTGGGCATGGCCCTGACCTGCCTGGGCTGTGTATTCCTGCTCAAGTTGCCCCCGGGCGACCGCTTCAAGACCTTCGAAAAACTCGACTTCCTGACCTTCGCCATCCTCGCCACCGGCGTCGCCTTGCTCTGCGCCGTGCTGTCCCTGGGGCGTATCGACTGGTGGCTGGAAGCCCCGTGGATCGGCGTCGCATCGGCCTGTTCGCTGGTGCTGATCATGGCCGGCCTGGCCATCGAACATAACCGCTCCAACCCGTTGCTGATGACCCGTTGGCTCGGCAGCGGGGCAATGATTCGCCTGGCGTTGGCGGTGGTGCTGATTCGCATGGTGCTTTCGGAGCAGTCCACCGGCGCCGTGGGCTTCATGCAGATGCTGAACATGAGCAACGAGCAGATGCGCACGCTGTACTGGGTGATGCTGGCGGGAGCGATTGCCGGCCTTGCCGTCAGCGCGTTGACCATCAACCCGGCGCACCTGTTGATGCCATTGATCATCTCCTTGGCTTTCATGGCCACAGGGTCGGTAATGGACAGCTTCTCCAGCAACCTCACGCGCCCGCAAAACATGTACATCAGCCAGTTCCTGCTAGGCTTTGGCGGCACGTTCTTCCTCGGGCCGACCATGGTGTTGGGCACGAAAAACGTGCTGACCAACCCCAGGAACCTGGTGAGTTTCTCGGTGTTGTTCGGGATCTGCCAGAACCTCGGCGGCCTGATCGGCGCGGCATTGCTGGGTACGTTCCAGATCGTGCGGGAAAAATTCCATTCCAGCATGATCGTCGAACACCTGACCTTGCTCGACCCGCGTGTGGCAGCGCGTGTAGCCAGTGGCGGCTCGGCCTATGGCGGGGTGATCGCCGACCCTGAGTTGCGTAACCTGATGGGGATTCGCAGCCTGGCCACCGCGGCCACTCGCGAGGCGAATGTGATGGCCTATAACGATGTATTCATGCTGATCGCGATCATCGCCATACTCACCATGATCTGGATTTTTATCCGCAGCCTCTGGCTGATGAGTACCACTAAAGCTGCCGCCAGTGCAGCGCCTCCCGTTCAACCCAGCGGCGCACTTTCTTCATGA
- a CDS encoding TRAP transporter large permease, with product MDALILLGSFISLILIGMPVAYALGLSALIGAWWIDIPFQALMIQVAGGVNKFSLMAIPFFVLAGAIMAEGGMSRRLVAFAGVLVGFVRGGLSLVNIMASTFFGAISGSSVADTASVGSVLIPEMERQGYPREFATAVTVSGSVQALLTPPSHNSVLYSLAAGGTVSIASLFMAGVVPGLLMSACLMVLCLIFAKKRNYPKGEVIPLKQALKICADALWGLIAMVIILGGILSGIFTATESAAIAVLWAFFVTMFIYRDYKWSELPKLMHRTVRTISIVMILIAFAASFGYIMTLMQIPAKITTMFLTLSDNRYVILMCINAMLLLLGTVMDMAPLILILTPILLPVVLGIGVDPVHFGMIMLVNLGIGLITPPVGAVLFVGAAVGKVSIEKTVKALLPFYGVLFLVLMAVTYIPALSLWLPGLVL from the coding sequence ATGGACGCATTGATTCTGTTGGGCAGCTTTATCTCCTTGATCCTGATTGGCATGCCGGTGGCCTACGCTCTGGGGCTTTCTGCGCTGATCGGCGCGTGGTGGATCGACATTCCGTTCCAGGCCCTGATGATTCAGGTGGCCGGCGGAGTGAACAAGTTTTCGCTGATGGCGATTCCGTTCTTCGTGCTGGCCGGGGCGATCATGGCCGAGGGTGGCATGTCTCGACGGCTGGTGGCATTTGCCGGGGTGCTGGTGGGCTTTGTACGCGGCGGCCTGTCCCTGGTGAACATCATGGCCTCGACGTTTTTTGGTGCGATCTCCGGCTCGTCGGTGGCCGATACGGCCTCCGTCGGTTCGGTGCTGATTCCGGAAATGGAACGCCAGGGCTATCCCCGTGAATTCGCCACCGCCGTCACCGTGAGCGGCTCGGTGCAAGCCTTGCTGACGCCCCCCAGCCACAACTCGGTGCTCTACTCCCTGGCGGCCGGCGGCACCGTGTCCATCGCCTCGCTGTTCATGGCCGGCGTGGTCCCGGGCCTGCTGATGAGCGCGTGCCTGATGGTGCTGTGCCTGATCTTCGCGAAAAAACGCAACTACCCCAAAGGCGAAGTGATTCCTCTGAAACAGGCACTGAAAATCTGCGCCGACGCCTTGTGGGGCCTGATAGCCATGGTGATCATTCTTGGCGGGATTCTGTCGGGTATCTTCACCGCCACCGAGTCGGCGGCGATCGCCGTGTTGTGGGCGTTCTTCGTGACCATGTTCATCTACCGTGACTACAAATGGAGCGAGTTGCCCAAGCTGATGCACCGTACGGTGCGCACCATTTCCATCGTGATGATCCTGATCGCGTTCGCCGCCAGCTTCGGCTACATCATGACCCTGATGCAGATCCCGGCGAAAATCACCACGATGTTCCTGACCCTGTCGGACAACCGCTATGTGATCCTGATGTGCATCAACGCCATGCTGCTGTTGCTGGGCACGGTGATGGACATGGCGCCGCTGATTTTGATCCTCACGCCGATCCTGTTGCCGGTCGTGCTGGGCATCGGCGTCGACCCGGTGCATTTCGGCATGATCATGCTGGTGAACCTCGGGATCGGCCTGATCACCCCGCCGGTGGGCGCGGTGCTGTTTGTGGGGGCGGCGGTGGGCAAGGTCAGTATCGAGAAGACCGTGAAGGCGCTGCTGCCGTTTTATGGCGTACTGTTTCTGGTGCTGATGGCGGTGACCTACATTCCGGCGTTGTCGTTGTGGTTGCCCGGGCTGGTGTTATGA
- the ercA gene encoding alcohol dehydrogenase-like regulatory protein ErcA produces MSPNLSLLRKFVSPEIIFGAGCRHNVGNYAKTFGARKVLVVSDPGVVAVGWVADVEASLQAIGIDYCLYTAVSPNPRVEEVMLGAEVYRENHCDVIVAVGGGSPMDCGKAIGIVVAHGCSILEFEGVDTIRVPSPPLILIPTTAGSSADVSQFVIISNQQERMKFSIVSKAVVPDVSLIDPETTASMDPFLSACTGIDALVHAIEAFVSTGHGPLTDPHALEAMRLINGNLVQMIANPGDIALREKIMLGSMQAGLAFSNAILGAVHAMSHSLGGFLDLPHGLCNAVLVEHVVAFNYSAAPERFKVIAETFGIDCRGLNHRQICGRLVDHLIALKHAIGFHETLGLHGIRVADIPFLSQHAMHDPCILTNPRESSQRDVEVVYGEAL; encoded by the coding sequence ATGAGCCCGAACCTGAGTCTCCTGCGTAAATTCGTTTCCCCTGAAATCATCTTTGGCGCCGGCTGCCGGCACAACGTAGGCAACTATGCCAAGACCTTTGGCGCGCGCAAGGTGCTGGTGGTCAGCGATCCCGGCGTGGTTGCTGTCGGCTGGGTGGCCGATGTCGAGGCCAGCCTGCAAGCCATCGGCATCGACTACTGCCTGTACACCGCCGTTTCGCCGAACCCCCGGGTTGAAGAAGTGATGCTCGGCGCCGAGGTCTACCGTGAAAACCATTGCGACGTGATCGTCGCCGTCGGTGGCGGCAGCCCGATGGACTGCGGCAAGGCCATCGGCATCGTGGTCGCCCATGGCTGCAGCATCCTCGAATTCGAAGGCGTCGACACTATCCGCGTGCCGAGCCCGCCGCTGATCCTGATCCCGACGACCGCTGGCTCCTCGGCGGATGTCTCGCAGTTCGTGATCATTTCCAACCAGCAGGAGCGCATGAAGTTCTCCATCGTCAGCAAGGCGGTGGTGCCCGATGTCTCACTGATCGACCCGGAAACCACGGCGAGCATGGACCCGTTTCTCTCGGCCTGTACCGGCATCGATGCGCTGGTGCATGCCATCGAGGCCTTCGTGTCCACCGGCCACGGCCCGCTGACCGATCCCCACGCGCTGGAAGCCATGCGTCTGATCAATGGCAACCTGGTGCAGATGATCGCCAACCCCGGCGACATCGCCCTGCGGGAGAAAATCATGCTGGGCAGCATGCAGGCCGGGCTGGCGTTTTCCAACGCGATCCTCGGCGCCGTGCATGCCATGTCCCACAGCCTTGGAGGCTTTCTCGACCTGCCCCATGGCCTGTGCAACGCGGTGCTGGTGGAACATGTGGTGGCGTTCAACTACAGCGCGGCACCGGAGCGTTTCAAGGTGATTGCCGAGACCTTCGGCATTGATTGCCGGGGCCTCAACCACCGGCAAATCTGCGGCCGGCTGGTGGACCATTTGATCGCCTTGAAGCATGCGATCGGCTTCCATGAAACCCTCGGCCTGCATGGGATTCGAGTGGCGGACATTCCCTTTCTGTCGCAGCACGCCATGCACGACCCGTGCATCCTCACCAACCCGCGTGAATCCAGCCAGCGTGACGTCGAGGTCGTCTATGGCGAAGCTCTCTGA